A genomic stretch from Pseudomonas mendocina includes:
- the cysG gene encoding siroheme synthase CysG gives MEFLPLFHKLQGRWVLVVGGGEVALRKARLLADAGATLRVVALDAVGELEQLVRTTGGELQLRGYQAADLDKVVLVIAATDDSALNAQVSADAQAQGIPVNVVDAPQLCSVIFPAIVDRSPLVVAVSSGGDAPVLARLVRAKIETWLPATYGHLAGLAGRFRHRVKALLPNVQQRRVFWEEVFQGQIAERMFAGKQQEAEQLLESKLAGNAERNVGEVYLVGAGPGDPDLLTFRALRLMQQADVVLYDRLVAPAIIELCRRDAERIYVGKQRSEHAVPQDQINQRLVDLAKEGKCVLRLKGGDPFIFGRGGEEIEELASHGIPFQVVPGITAASGCAAYSGIPLTHRDYAQSVRFVTGHLKDGTTNLPWNDLVAPGQTLVFYMGLVGLPSICQQLIAHGRSAETPAALIQQGTTQNQRVFTGTLETLPQLVAEHEVKAPTLVIVGEVVSLRDKLAWFEGAQSQL, from the coding sequence ATGGAATTCCTCCCTCTGTTTCACAAGCTGCAAGGCCGCTGGGTTCTGGTTGTTGGTGGTGGCGAAGTGGCGCTGCGCAAAGCGCGTCTGCTGGCGGATGCCGGTGCTACGTTGCGTGTTGTTGCGCTGGATGCTGTGGGAGAGCTTGAGCAGCTTGTTCGTACCACTGGCGGCGAGTTGCAGTTACGCGGGTATCAGGCGGCTGATTTAGATAAGGTCGTGCTGGTTATCGCTGCGACCGATGATTCAGCGCTGAATGCACAGGTATCGGCCGACGCTCAGGCGCAAGGTATTCCGGTCAATGTGGTGGATGCTCCGCAGCTGTGCAGCGTGATTTTCCCGGCTATCGTCGATCGCTCGCCGCTTGTGGTCGCCGTCAGCAGTGGTGGCGATGCTCCTGTTCTGGCGCGCTTGGTGCGGGCCAAGATCGAAACCTGGTTGCCTGCGACTTACGGCCATCTGGCTGGTCTGGCCGGGCGCTTCCGCCATCGGGTTAAGGCACTATTGCCTAACGTCCAGCAGCGCCGGGTGTTTTGGGAGGAGGTCTTTCAGGGACAAATTGCTGAACGCATGTTTGCTGGCAAACAGCAGGAAGCTGAGCAACTGCTGGAGAGCAAATTGGCGGGCAATGCTGAGCGCAATGTCGGTGAGGTGTATCTGGTAGGCGCAGGGCCAGGTGATCCCGACCTGCTTACCTTCCGCGCGCTGCGACTGATGCAACAGGCAGATGTGGTGCTGTATGACCGCCTTGTGGCGCCTGCCATTATCGAGTTGTGCCGTCGCGACGCTGAACGCATCTACGTTGGTAAGCAACGCTCTGAGCACGCTGTGCCGCAGGATCAGATCAATCAGCGTTTGGTCGATCTGGCCAAAGAGGGTAAGTGCGTGCTGCGCCTGAAGGGCGGCGACCCCTTTATCTTTGGCCGTGGCGGTGAGGAAATCGAAGAGCTGGCGTCCCACGGCATTCCGTTTCAGGTGGTGCCGGGCATTACTGCGGCTTCGGGCTGCGCGGCCTATTCGGGTATTCCGCTGACCCACCGGGATTATGCGCAGTCTGTGCGTTTCGTTACCGGTCACCTGAAAGATGGCACTACCAATCTGCCGTGGAATGATTTGGTCGCGCCGGGGCAAACCTTGGTGTTCTACATGGGGCTGGTTGGTTTGCCGTCCATATGCCAACAACTGATTGCCCATGGCCGTTCCGCTGAGACGCCAGCGGCGCTTATTCAGCAAGGCACTACGCAGAATCAGCGGGTCTTCACCGGCACGCTGGAGACCTTACCGCAGCTGGTGGCTGAGCATGAGGTGAAGGCGCCGACACTGGTTATCGTCGGTGAGGTCGTTAGTCTCAGGGATAAGCTGGCTTGGTTTGAAGGCGCTCAATCCCAGCTGTAA
- a CDS encoding TusE/DsrC/DsvC family sulfur relay protein, protein MSTLQISGRELSLDKDGYLAELTDWSDEAAQALAAQEGIQLSPEHWEILHLLRKFYDEFQLSPANRPLIKYAALHLGPEKGNSLHLNRLFNGTPAKLAAKLAGLPKPTNCL, encoded by the coding sequence ATGAGTACATTACAGATATCTGGGCGTGAACTGTCGCTGGATAAGGATGGCTACCTCGCCGAACTGACAGACTGGTCAGATGAAGCTGCCCAAGCCCTTGCCGCACAGGAGGGTATTCAGTTGAGCCCTGAGCACTGGGAAATCTTGCACTTGCTGCGCAAGTTCTACGACGAATTCCAGCTGTCTCCCGCTAACCGTCCGCTGATCAAATACGCGGCGTTGCACCTCGGCCCCGAGAAAGGCAACAGCCTGCACTTGAATCGCCTGTTCAATGGCACACCAGCCAAGCTCGCCGCCAAGTTGGCGGGGCTGCCCAAGCCGACCAATTGCCTGTGA
- the serS gene encoding serine--tRNA ligase, with product MLDSKLVRTQLQEVAERLATRGFVLDVARIEALEAQRKTVQTRTEQLQAERNSRSKSIGQAKQRGEDIAPLMAEVNQMGNDLEEGKRQLDAIQTELDQLLLSIPNLPDASVPVGADEDDNVEVSRWGTPRTFDFPVQDHVALGEKFGWLDFETAAKLSGARFALLRGPIARLHRALAQFMINLHTAEHGYEEAYTPYLVQAPALQGTGQLPKFEEDLFKIAREGEADLYLIPTAEVSLTNIVAGEILDVKQLPLKLVAHTPCFRSEAGASGRDTRGMIRQHQFDKVEMVQVVEPSKSFEALESLTANAERVLQLLELPYRKLALCTGDMGFGAVKTYDLEVWIPSQDKYREISSCSNCGDFQARRMQARYRNPETGKPELVHTLNGSGLAVGRTLVAVLENYQQADGSIRVPEVLKPYMAGIEVIG from the coding sequence ATGCTCGATTCCAAACTCGTTCGTACCCAACTTCAGGAAGTGGCCGAGCGCCTTGCAACCCGTGGCTTTGTCCTCGATGTTGCGCGCATTGAAGCCCTGGAGGCGCAGCGTAAAACTGTACAAACCCGCACAGAACAGTTGCAGGCCGAACGTAACAGTCGCTCGAAGTCTATTGGGCAGGCCAAGCAGCGTGGCGAAGACATCGCGCCGCTGATGGCTGAAGTCAATCAGATGGGTAACGATCTGGAAGAGGGCAAGCGCCAGCTGGATGCCATTCAGACTGAGCTGGATCAGCTGCTGCTGAGCATTCCTAACTTGCCAGACGCTTCTGTACCGGTCGGTGCCGACGAAGACGACAACGTTGAAGTGTCCCGCTGGGGAACTCCTCGCACGTTCGACTTTCCGGTGCAGGATCATGTCGCACTGGGTGAGAAATTTGGTTGGTTGGACTTTGAAACCGCGGCCAAGCTCTCTGGTGCCCGTTTTGCATTGCTGCGTGGCCCGATTGCCCGTCTGCACCGTGCACTTGCGCAGTTTATGATCAACCTGCACACCGCTGAGCATGGCTACGAAGAGGCCTATACGCCTTATCTGGTTCAGGCTCCAGCTCTGCAGGGCACTGGCCAACTGCCGAAGTTCGAAGAAGACCTGTTCAAGATTGCCCGTGAAGGCGAGGCTGATCTGTACCTGATCCCGACCGCTGAAGTGTCGCTGACTAATATCGTGGCTGGCGAGATTCTTGATGTGAAACAGCTGCCGTTGAAGCTGGTTGCACACACGCCATGCTTCCGCAGCGAGGCCGGTGCTTCCGGTCGCGATACTCGCGGCATGATCCGTCAGCACCAGTTCGACAAAGTCGAGATGGTCCAGGTTGTTGAGCCGAGTAAGTCTTTCGAGGCACTGGAAAGCCTGACCGCTAACGCTGAACGTGTGCTGCAACTGCTTGAGCTGCCATACCGTAAGCTGGCGCTTTGCACCGGTGACATGGGCTTCGGTGCGGTTAAGACCTACGATCTGGAAGTGTGGATTCCAAGCCAGGACAAGTACCGCGAAATCTCTTCCTGCTCTAACTGTGGGGATTTCCAGGCGCGTCGTATGCAGGCCCGTTACCGCAACCCGGAAACTGGTAAGCCGGAGCTGGTGCATACCTTGAACGGCTCTGGTCTGGCAGTTGGCCGTACACTGGTCGCGGTGCTGGAGAACTACCAGCAAGCCGACGGCAGCATCCGTGTGCCGGAAGTGCTCAAGCCGTACATGGCGGGTATTGAAGTTATCGGCTAA
- the tusB gene encoding sulfurtransferase complex subunit TusB — MATLHVLSHSPYADRSLESCLRVLGKQDGLLLSGDAVYALQGSEASNRLTQVSAALYALDEDVTARNISAAHNAQLVDYTAFVELCCQYDKVNAWL, encoded by the coding sequence ATGGCTACTTTGCATGTACTTTCCCATTCGCCCTATGCGGATCGCAGCCTAGAAAGCTGCCTGCGTGTATTGGGCAAGCAAGATGGCTTGCTGCTAAGTGGCGATGCGGTGTACGCCCTGCAGGGCTCTGAAGCCAGCAACAGGCTCACGCAAGTCTCAGCCGCGCTGTATGCGCTGGACGAGGACGTTACAGCCCGCAATATCAGCGCTGCCCACAACGCCCAACTGGTGGATTACACCGCGTTTGTTGAGCTGTGCTGCCAGTACGACAAAGTGAATGCGTGGTTATGA
- the tusC gene encoding sulfurtransferase complex subunit TusC, which yields MAKSMLIISRQSPWSGPTAREALDIALAGGAFDLPIAMLFMDDGVFQLSANQQPRSLEQKDLSANLQALHMFGVEELFICQHSLQARGILEAPLALPAEQLSPADISALIDRFDKVITI from the coding sequence ATGGCCAAGTCGATGCTTATCATCAGCCGTCAGTCGCCCTGGAGCGGCCCCACCGCCCGAGAAGCACTGGACATCGCTCTGGCAGGTGGCGCTTTCGATCTGCCGATTGCCATGCTGTTTATGGATGACGGCGTATTTCAGCTCAGCGCCAATCAGCAGCCTCGCAGCCTTGAACAAAAAGACCTGAGCGCCAACCTGCAAGCGCTGCACATGTTCGGAGTCGAGGAGTTGTTCATCTGCCAGCACAGCCTGCAAGCCCGCGGCATCCTTGAAGCTCCGCTGGCCCTGCCCGCAGAGCAGTTGTCACCCGCTGATATCAGCGCCCTGATAGACCGCTTTGACAAGGTGATTACGATCTGA